Proteins from one Coffea arabica cultivar ET-39 chromosome 8c, Coffea Arabica ET-39 HiFi, whole genome shotgun sequence genomic window:
- the LOC113706137 gene encoding serine carboxypeptidase-like 17, which translates to MFLSCIWFLELLLLSLLFNVNSAQTIVKSLPGYPGELPFKLETGYVSVGKNDTVQLFYYFIESERDAVRDPLVLWLTGGIGCSAFSGLVYEIGPLNFDAESYNGSLPSFILNPYSWTKIANIILLDLPVGTGFSYATTSQGYLSSDTKSANDAYMFLQKWLLNHPKFINNRLYIAGDSYGGKIAPMVVLEITKGNEAGLTPHMSIEGYLIGNPAMNVPKDMNWRVPYAHLLALISDEYYERAKSSCDGEYMNPNPNNTECQFALQLIKQCTSDICLSHILEPICKFRAPKLHGLEWDLTYFEEDPNDILLLSSDQENPKCRFTDYVLSCVWMNNPSVREALQIRKGTKEKWKRCNGSLPISYDQDVTSVFDHHQVLSTKGYQALVYSGDHDMMIPYIGTLQWIRDLNLTLEEDWRPWFLNGQIAGYTLKYQFQEDQCYLTFATVKGGGHTAPEYKPKECFAMIDRWFSYYPL; encoded by the exons ATGTTCCTCAGTTGCATTTGGTTTCTTGAGTtgcttcttctttctcttctctttAACGTTAATTCGGCACAAACCATCGTGAAGAGTTTACCAGGTTACCCCGGAGAACTACCATTCAAGCTTGAGACTGG ATATGTGAGCGTGGGCAAAAATGATACCGTGCAGCTATTCTACTACTTCATTGAGTCTGAGAGAGATGCCGTCAGGGATCCTCTTGTGCTTTGGCTCACTGGTGGCATTGGCTGCTCTGCTTTCTCTGGTCTTGTTTATGAAATAG GTCCTTTGAATTTTGATGCCGAATCTTACAATGGAAGCTTACCTTCATTTATTCTGAATCCATATTCGTGGACAAAG ATAGCCAACATTATCCTTTTAGACTTGCCTGTTGGCACCGGATTCTCCTATGCAACTACTTCTCAAGGTTACCTCTCCTCAGACACTAAATCAGCAAATGACGCTTACATGTTTCTGCAAAag TGGCTGTTAAATCATCCCAAATTTATCAACAATCGCCTTTACATTGCCGGTGACTCCTATGGAGGGAAAATTGCTCCCATGGTCGTTTTAGAAATAACAAAAG GTAATGAGGCTGGATTGACGCCGCATATGTCAATCGAG GGATACTTGATTGGCAACCCTGCAATGAATGTTCCGAAGGATATGAATTGGAGAGTCCCATATGCTCATCTTCTGGCGCTCATATCAGATGAGTATTATGAG CGGGCAAAAAGTAGCTGTGATGGGGAATACATGAATCCAAACCCGAACAATACAGAATGCCAGTTTGCTCTTCAGCTTATTAAACAG TGTACCAGCGATATATGCCTTTCTCATATTTTGGAACCAATATGCAAATTTAGAGCACCAAAACTACATGGACTCGAATGGGATCTAACATATTTTGAAGAAGATCCAAATGACATTCTCCTCCTCTCATCCGATCAAGAAAATCCAAAGTGTCGC TTTACTGATTATGTGCTGTCCTGTGTATGGATGAACAACCCAAGTGTCCGAGAAGCTCTTCAAATTCGAAAA GGCacaaaggaaaaatggaaaaggtgCAATGGGAGCTTACCAATATCATATGACCAAGATGTGACAAGTGTGTTTGACCATCATCAGGTTCTTAGCACAAAAGGATATCAAGCTCTAGTGTACAG TGGTGATCATGATATGATGATTCCCTACATTGGCACACTCCAATGGATACGTGATCTGAATCTTACTCTTGAGGAGGATTGGCGACCTTGGTTTCTCAATGGTCAAATTGCAGG GTACACATTGAAGTACCAGTTCCAGGAAGATCAGTGCTATCTCACGTTTGCAACTGTCAAG GGTGGAGGTCACACTGCTCCCGAATACAAGCCAAAAGAATGTTTTGCCATGATCGACCGATGGTTCTCTTATTATCCTTTGTAG
- the LOC113705458 gene encoding serine carboxypeptidase-like 17, whose product MHVHEFALTGLILNLLLLFLLFNVADAQNIVKSLPGYPGALPFKLETGYVGVGENDSVQLFYYFIESERDVSMDPLVLWLTGGPGCSAFSGLVYEIGPLSFDDERYNGSLPSLHANPYAWTKIASIILLDLPVGTGFSYATTSQGYFSSDTKSTKDAYLFLQKWLLNHPRFMKNRLYIAGDSYAGKIVPMVVLEISNGGNEAGLKPRMSVEGYMVGNPLTDSRKDENWKVPYAHRLGLISDEYYERAKSSCNGEYINPSPNNTECLFALHLIQECISGIYPANILEPKCQHLASREGLQWDQGYLEEDSIDILLPSFDQEKPKCRDDTYVLSRVWMNDPTVQEALQIREGTKEQWRRCNRSISYDMDVASVFDYHQVLIRKGYQALIYSGDHDMMVPYLGTLQWIRDLNLTVEDDWRPWFVNGQIAGYTLNYQFNEDVCCFTFATVMGAGHTAPEYKPKECFAMIDRWFTNYPL is encoded by the exons ATGCATGTGCATGAGTTTGCATTAACAGGCTTGATACTTAATttacttcttcttttccttctctttaaCGTTGCAGATGCACAAAACATTGTGAAGTCCCTGCCAGGTTACCCAGGAGCATTACCTTTCAAACTTGAAACTGG ATATGTTGGGGTGGGAGAAAATGATAGCGTGCAGCTGTTCTACTACTTCATCGAGTCGGAGAGAGATGTCAGCATGGACCCTCTCGTGCTTTGGCTCACCGGTGGCCCCGGTTGTTCTGCTTTTTCCGGTCTTGTTTACGAAATCG GTCCTTTGTCTTTTGATGATGAACGTTACAATGGAAGCTTGCCTTCATTGCATGCAAATCCTTATGCCTGGACAAAG ATTGCCAGCATTATCCTTTTGGACTTGCCTGTTGGTACCGGATTCTCGTATGCAACTACTTCTCAAGGTTACTTCTCCTCCGACACTAAATCAACGAAGGATGCTTACCTTTTCCTGCAAAAG TGGCTGTTGAATCACCCCAGATTCATGAAGAATCGCCTCTACATTGCTGGTGACTCCTACGCAGGGAAAATTGTTCCAATGGTTGTTTTAGAAATATCAAATGGTG GTAATGAGGCTGGATTGAAGCCACGGATGTCAGTCGAG GGATACATGGTTGGCAACCCACTAACGGATTCTAGGAAGGATGAGAACTGGAAAGTCCCTTACGCTCATCGTCTGGGACTTATATCAGATGAGTATTACGAG CGGGCTAAAAGTAGCTGTAATGGGGAATACATCAATCCAAGCCCAAATAATACAGAATGCTTGTTTGCTCTTCACCTCATTCAAGAG TGTATCAGTGGTATATACCCAGCTAACATCTTGGAACCAAAATGTCAACATCTAGCATCAAGAGAAGGACTCCAATGGGATCAAGGCTATTTGGAAGAAGATTCAATTGATATTCTCCTCCCCTCATTCGATCAAGAAAAACCAAAGTGTCGG GATGATACTTATGTCctaagcagagtttggatgaacgACCCAACGGTCCAAGAAGCTCTTCAAATTCGGGAA GGTACAAAAGAACAATGGAGAAGGTGCAACAGAAGCATATCTTATGATATGGAtgttgcaagtgtgttcgactATCACCAGGTTCTTATTAGGAAAGGATATCAGGCATTAATATACAG TGGtgatcatgatatgatggtccCTTACCTTGGAACACTTCAATGGATACGTGATCTCAATCTAACTGTTGAGGATGATTGGCGACCTTGGTTTGTCAATGGTCAAATTGCAGG CTACACACTGAATTACCAATTCAATGAAGATGTATGCTGTTTCACATTTGCAACAGTAATG GGTGCAGGTCACACTGCTCCAGAATACAAACCAAAAGAATGTTTTGCCATGATTGACCGGTGGTTCACTAATTATCCCTTATAG